One region of Nitrosopumilaceae archaeon genomic DNA includes:
- a CDS encoding transcription factor S → MKFCPKCEVRLKQDSSDSFICQKCGYAEKGGKERKQVKGESSSTINVFDKNEKTPTLPVIKIDCEKCGNTEAVWWMLQTRSADEPTTQFYRCVKCSYTWRNYA, encoded by the coding sequence ATGAAATTTTGCCCCAAGTGTGAGGTGCGCTTAAAACAAGATAGCTCTGATTCTTTTATTTGTCAAAAATGTGGTTACGCTGAAAAAGGAGGAAAAGAAAGAAAACAAGTAAAAGGAGAGAGTAGCTCTACCATTAATGTTTTCGATAAAAATGAAAAAACGCCAACGTTACCTGTTATAAAAATTGACTGTGAAAAATGTGGAAACACAGAAGCAGTGTGGTGGATGTTACAAACTAGAAGTGCAGATGAACCAACAACCCAGTTTTATCGCTGCGTTAAATGCAGCTATACATGGCGTAATTACGCATAA
- a CDS encoding RpoL/Rpb11 RNA polymerase subunit family protein — protein sequence MDAKITKSSPKEVSLTISKSDIGTLYIVQHELLKESSIEFAGVIMKHPLTREYWMRVNTSKGNPLKEIEKAVKTAIEYTDELKKVVHSKLKGV from the coding sequence ATGGATGCAAAAATAACAAAATCTTCTCCAAAGGAAGTTTCATTAACTATATCGAAATCTGATATTGGCACATTATACATAGTGCAACATGAACTTCTCAAGGAATCTAGTATAGAATTTGCAGGTGTAATAATGAAGCATCCACTTACTAGAGAATATTGGATGCGTGTAAACACATCAAAAGGAAATCCATTAAAAGAAATAGAAAAGGCAGTAAAGACTGCAATTGAATATACAGACGAACTAAAAAAAGTAGTACATTCTAAATTAAAAGGTGTTTAA